Proteins encoded in a region of the Populus nigra chromosome 3, ddPopNigr1.1, whole genome shotgun sequence genome:
- the LOC133687937 gene encoding fasciclin-like arabinogalactan protein 11 has translation MRKQLLSPFVPFLMFLLYSSTTVAQTPSPAPSGPTNITAILEKAGQFTTLIRLMKSTQEADQINTQLNNSNQGLTVFAPPDNAFTNLKAGTLNSLSDQQKVQLVQFHIIPNFFSMSSFQTVSNPLRTQAGNSADGEFPLNVTTSGNQVNITTGVNTATVANTIFTDGQLVVYQVDQVLLPLDLFGTAAAPAPAPSKPDKDVPAKAPAGSKEDASVDASGATIATVSVSIVLIAAISLKL, from the coding sequence ATGAGAAAGCAACTCCTCTCCCCATTCGTTCCTTTCTTGATGTTCCTCCTCTACAGCTCCACGACTGTTGCTCAAACCCCATCACCAGCACCTTCAGGTCCAACCAACATCACCGCAATCCTCGAGAAGGCTGGTCAGTTCACAACCTTGATTCGGTTAATGAAAAGCACCCAAGAGGCTGACCAAATCAACACACAACTAAACAACTCAAACCAAGGCCTAACAGTATTTGCACCACCTGACAACGCCTTTACTAACCTCAAAGCAGGCACGCTGAATTCACTCAGCGATCAACAAAAGGTCCAACTGGTGCAATTCCACATCATTCCAAATTTCTTTTCCATGTCAAGCTTCCAAACTGTGAGTAATCCCTTGCGTACTCAGGCCGGTAACAGTGCCGACGGCGAGTTCCCGCTAAATGTGACAACATCAGGGAATCAAGTGAACATAACAACAGGGGTTAATACTGCAACAGTGGCTAACACTATATTCACTGATGGCCAGTTAGTTGTGTATCAGGTGGATCAGGTCCTTCTGCCATTAGATCTCTTTGGTACAGCGGCAGCACCAGCACCTGCACCTTCAAAGCCTGATAAAGATGTTCCAGCCAAAGCTCCTGCAGGGTCAAAGGAAGATGCCTCTGTTGATGCTTCAGGTGCAACCATTGCAACTGTATCTGTCAGTATCGTGCTGATCGCAGCAATTTCATTGAAGCTATGA